One window from the genome of Marinobacter bohaiensis encodes:
- a CDS encoding fructosamine kinase family protein: protein MSTDPILDTLLQQAGLPEAADLQGLGGGCINDAFRVALVDDTTVFLKRHRSPPTGFFEAEAAGLAAMLASDSVRVPRVLAVAEEGLLLEWLSGSPGPGFAEELGAQLAGMHRTTDTAFGFSCDNFCGLTPQPNPRMDDGHAFFGEARLLHQGRLARDQGLLGSADMTSLERIAARLPEWIPVQPASLIHGDLWGGNVHAGPDGEPVLIDPAAHYGWAEADLAMTTLFGRQPTAFYEAYAAHSELAPDWEERIPLYNLYHLLNHLNLFGGGYAGSVRAVLRRFGS from the coding sequence ATGTCGACTGACCCGATTCTCGATACCTTGCTGCAACAGGCCGGCCTGCCCGAGGCGGCCGATCTGCAGGGACTCGGTGGGGGCTGTATCAACGATGCCTTTCGCGTCGCCCTGGTGGACGACACCACGGTGTTCCTCAAACGGCACCGTTCGCCGCCGACCGGCTTTTTCGAGGCCGAAGCGGCCGGTCTGGCGGCCATGCTGGCCAGCGATTCGGTGCGAGTGCCCCGGGTGCTGGCGGTCGCCGAGGAAGGGCTGCTGCTGGAGTGGCTGTCCGGCTCACCGGGCCCCGGCTTTGCTGAGGAACTGGGGGCGCAACTGGCTGGTATGCACCGGACGACCGACACGGCTTTTGGCTTTTCCTGCGATAACTTCTGCGGACTGACGCCCCAGCCCAACCCCCGGATGGACGACGGTCATGCCTTCTTCGGCGAGGCGCGCCTGCTGCACCAGGGCCGTCTGGCGCGGGATCAGGGGCTGCTCGGGAGCGCTGATATGACGTCGCTGGAACGGATCGCCGCGCGCCTGCCGGAGTGGATCCCGGTGCAACCGGCCAGCCTGATCCACGGCGACCTCTGGGGCGGTAACGTCCACGCCGGACCCGATGGCGAACCGGTGCTGATCGATCCGGCGGCGCATTACGGCTGGGCGGAAGCCGACCTGGCCATGACCACGCTGTTCGGCCGTCAGCCAACAGCGTTTTACGAAGCCTACGCGGCGCACTCGGAACTGGCGCCGGACTGGGAAGAGCGGATTCCCCTGTACAACCTCTATCACCTGCTTAACCACCTCAATCTGTTCGGTGGTGGCTACGCGGGATCGGTCCGTGCTGTCCTGAGGCGGTTTGGCAGCTAG
- a CDS encoding LysR family transcriptional regulator, whose product MDTELARTFLVVAETGSFIKAADRLSISQTTVTARIRSLESQLGQSLFVRGRHGASLTPQGDRFMPSAMSILQVWERARHDVNVSTEHEHVLSVGGELSLWNPLLLNWLVWMRKNCPEVAVRTEVGDSASLIGKVERGILDIAVVYSPLYHPGLVVEMLEEERLIMVTTDPSGFTAENEHYVYVDWGPEFSAHHDQAFPNLKRSGIFVGVGPLGLSYILSAGGAGYFRERAIRGLLDEGRLFRVPNAPAFPYPSYMVTTESEPADAIGRGMVGLRRVIRDGMSPWVMPV is encoded by the coding sequence ATGGATACAGAACTGGCCCGTACGTTTTTGGTCGTCGCGGAGACCGGAAGTTTCATTAAAGCCGCCGATCGGCTGAGTATTTCCCAGACCACAGTGACCGCCCGCATCCGCTCGCTGGAAAGCCAGCTGGGCCAGTCGCTGTTCGTGCGGGGCCGCCACGGCGCCAGCCTGACGCCCCAGGGAGACCGCTTCATGCCCTCGGCCATGTCGATCCTGCAGGTGTGGGAGCGAGCCCGGCATGACGTCAATGTGTCTACCGAGCACGAGCACGTGCTGTCGGTCGGCGGTGAGCTGAGCCTGTGGAATCCCCTGTTACTGAACTGGCTGGTGTGGATGCGCAAGAACTGCCCGGAGGTGGCCGTGCGCACCGAGGTGGGGGATTCCGCCAGCCTGATCGGCAAGGTGGAACGGGGCATCCTCGATATCGCCGTGGTCTATTCGCCGCTGTACCACCCCGGACTGGTGGTGGAGATGCTGGAGGAAGAACGGCTGATCATGGTGACCACCGACCCCTCCGGCTTCACCGCCGAGAACGAACACTATGTCTACGTCGACTGGGGGCCGGAGTTCTCGGCCCATCACGACCAGGCCTTCCCCAACCTCAAGCGTTCGGGGATCTTCGTCGGCGTGGGACCGCTGGGCCTGAGTTACATCCTGTCCGCGGGCGGCGCCGGCTACTTCCGCGAGCGTGCCATCCGCGGCCTGCTGGACGAGGGGCGGCTGTTCCGGGTGCCCAACGCGCCGGCCTTCCCCTACCCGTCCTACATGGTGACCACGGAAAGCGAACCGGCGGATGCCATTGGCCGCGGCATGGTGGGCCTGCGCCGGGTGATTCGCGACGGCATGTCGCCCTGGGTGATGCCGGTATAG
- a CDS encoding Crp/Fnr family transcriptional regulator, which yields MGKHNDVLVSSASQILNQPSSSSSSVLSNEIPEPYGWSTKDPGEGRARALRNSLARVLGWGMPDRLSRQRRQSLDEMAALFEHRTYGAEVNLENRGSTWKKIYLVEYGIARLYRKNDEGRVSIHHFFEEGSAIWPVFARTRSERNTLCLTTVTPCTVWEADFLPFRDCIKQEGEGTWDHFALALMEELAERATMREFERQTLSAEERYQIMVRDYPELVERVPDYQLAAWLGVATATYSRLKNGRSRRH from the coding sequence ATGGGAAAACATAATGATGTACTCGTTTCATCTGCCTCGCAGATTCTGAACCAACCTTCCTCTTCATCATCAAGCGTCCTCTCCAACGAAATTCCCGAACCCTACGGCTGGTCCACCAAGGATCCCGGCGAAGGTCGGGCCCGCGCCCTGCGCAACAGTCTTGCCCGCGTCCTGGGCTGGGGCATGCCGGACCGGCTGTCGCGCCAGCGTCGCCAGTCGCTGGATGAAATGGCGGCCCTGTTCGAGCACCGTACCTACGGGGCCGAGGTTAACCTGGAGAATCGCGGCAGTACCTGGAAGAAAATCTATCTGGTGGAATACGGCATTGCCCGTCTGTATCGCAAGAACGACGAAGGCCGCGTCAGCATCCATCATTTCTTTGAAGAAGGCAGTGCCATCTGGCCGGTGTTCGCCCGGACCCGCTCCGAACGAAACACCCTGTGCCTGACCACCGTCACACCCTGCACGGTCTGGGAGGCCGACTTCCTGCCATTCCGTGACTGCATCAAGCAGGAAGGCGAAGGGACCTGGGACCACTTCGCCCTGGCCCTGATGGAAGAACTGGCTGAACGCGCCACCATGCGCGAGTTCGAACGCCAGACCCTGAGCGCCGAGGAGCGCTACCAGATCATGGTGCGCGACTACCCCGAACTGGTCGAGCGTGTGCCCGACTATCAACTGGCAGCCTGGCTGGGCGTGGCTACCGCAACCTACTCGCGTCTGAAGAACGGACGTAGCCGCCGCCACTGA
- a CDS encoding GcvT family protein: protein MAQLPESADVVIIGQGGIVGASVAHHLIGQGWTNIVGLEKSAIPTDIGSTSHASDFCFTTSHDKLNIYTTRYSQAFYAKRGNYLQKGGMEVAHVDDPERMDELRRKVASGKAFGSNVSLITPSQAKELFPLVDETKIQGALWDPDAGLVVPRSQKVAGDLVDEAVASGHLQAFANTPARRIDVQDGRVCGVETDRGYIRANYVVLTIGIWGPLMANTAAAPLPLMPVEHPLLFFGPYDALKGTGEEMVWPLFRDQGNSAYVRDTGDPSTTEGGHVEWGYYEPDNPRLVNPWDIAEPGDARLSPSMRDLSLEQVMSAYEKAIEMTPILGELGWEEKRSFNGLLSVTPDGGSMIGETPEVRNLWFCEAVWVKDGPGAGKVLADWMTTGRAPMDPHSVDIARFYPVQKRPGYVYDRCYETAKKIYTPAVHPREPYESGRRLRTSPFYLREVALGGYFMEAAGWERAHGYQSNEATLLTKYRDRIPVRENEWDARHFWEVSNAEQLEMSDNVGMINLSHFAIYDIAGPDAEALLEYLSVAKVGGTTPVGKGVYTHFLDSVGGIHSDLTIVRLESDRYRVICGGDTGHRDLVWIKRRAAEKGFNDYDVEDRTDALATLGLWGPNARATLEPFMDDPDELSDERFPFATARNIWVQGIPVWAFRISYVGEQGWELYVPFSYGLRLWDLLYEAGVTPVGIETYANTRRLENSLRLQNVDLETDYNLYEADLARPKVKEAEFHGKAAYLEQRERAHQPAYLCTLTLLENRDANGVARYPVGQWPILDPDSGEVLVDSEGRRSYNSSVAFGPSVGQTILLGYIPHEYAQEGRELLLEYFSEHYPIRIESVGYRGLYDPDNARQRS, encoded by the coding sequence ATGGCTCAGCTTCCGGAAAGTGCAGACGTCGTCATCATCGGTCAGGGCGGCATTGTCGGGGCCTCCGTGGCCCACCACCTGATCGGGCAGGGCTGGACCAACATCGTGGGCCTGGAGAAATCCGCCATTCCCACCGACATCGGCTCCACATCCCACGCTTCGGATTTCTGTTTCACCACCTCCCACGACAAGCTCAACATCTACACCACCCGGTACAGCCAGGCGTTCTACGCCAAGCGCGGCAACTATCTGCAGAAGGGCGGTATGGAAGTGGCTCACGTGGACGACCCGGAACGCATGGACGAGCTGCGCCGCAAGGTGGCCTCCGGCAAGGCGTTCGGCAGCAACGTCAGCCTGATCACGCCGTCCCAGGCCAAGGAACTGTTCCCGCTGGTGGACGAGACGAAAATCCAGGGCGCCCTGTGGGACCCGGACGCGGGCCTGGTGGTGCCGCGCTCCCAGAAGGTGGCCGGCGACCTGGTGGACGAGGCGGTGGCCAGCGGCCACCTGCAGGCGTTTGCCAACACCCCGGCCCGGCGCATCGACGTGCAGGACGGCCGGGTGTGTGGCGTGGAAACCGACCGCGGCTACATCCGCGCCAACTACGTGGTGCTGACCATCGGCATCTGGGGGCCGCTGATGGCGAACACCGCCGCTGCGCCCTTGCCGTTGATGCCGGTGGAACATCCGCTGCTGTTCTTCGGACCCTACGACGCACTCAAGGGCACCGGCGAGGAGATGGTCTGGCCGCTGTTCCGCGATCAGGGCAACTCCGCCTACGTGCGCGACACCGGCGACCCGTCCACCACCGAAGGCGGCCACGTGGAGTGGGGCTATTACGAGCCGGACAATCCCCGCCTGGTTAACCCCTGGGACATCGCCGAGCCGGGCGATGCGCGGCTCTCCCCATCGATGCGCGATCTCAGTCTGGAGCAGGTGATGTCCGCCTACGAAAAAGCCATCGAGATGACCCCCATCCTGGGCGAGTTGGGCTGGGAGGAGAAGCGTTCCTTCAACGGTCTGCTGTCGGTCACGCCCGATGGCGGTTCCATGATCGGCGAGACGCCGGAAGTCCGGAATCTGTGGTTCTGCGAGGCGGTCTGGGTCAAAGACGGCCCCGGCGCTGGCAAGGTGCTGGCGGACTGGATGACCACCGGCCGCGCGCCGATGGACCCGCACAGCGTCGACATCGCCCGCTTCTACCCGGTACAGAAGCGACCGGGTTACGTCTATGACCGCTGTTACGAGACCGCCAAGAAGATCTACACCCCGGCGGTGCATCCGCGCGAGCCCTACGAGAGCGGCCGTCGCCTGCGCACCAGCCCCTTCTACCTGCGCGAGGTGGCACTGGGCGGGTACTTCATGGAAGCGGCGGGCTGGGAGCGGGCTCATGGCTACCAATCCAACGAGGCCACCCTGTTAACAAAGTACCGGGATCGTATCCCGGTGCGGGAAAACGAGTGGGATGCGCGCCACTTCTGGGAGGTTTCCAACGCCGAGCAGCTGGAGATGAGCGACAACGTGGGCATGATCAACCTGTCCCACTTTGCCATCTACGACATCGCCGGCCCGGACGCCGAGGCCCTGCTGGAATACCTGTCGGTGGCCAAGGTGGGCGGCACCACGCCGGTGGGCAAGGGCGTTTACACCCATTTTCTGGACAGCGTCGGCGGCATCCATTCCGATCTCACCATCGTGCGACTGGAGAGCGATCGCTACCGGGTGATCTGCGGCGGCGACACTGGCCATCGTGACCTGGTCTGGATCAAGCGCCGGGCCGCAGAGAAGGGCTTTAACGATTACGACGTGGAAGACCGCACCGACGCGCTGGCCACGCTGGGGCTCTGGGGGCCCAACGCCCGGGCCACCCTGGAACCGTTCATGGACGATCCGGACGAACTGTCCGATGAGCGTTTCCCGTTCGCCACCGCCCGCAACATCTGGGTGCAGGGCATCCCGGTCTGGGCGTTTCGAATTTCCTACGTCGGCGAGCAGGGCTGGGAGCTGTACGTGCCGTTCAGCTACGGCCTGCGCCTGTGGGATCTGCTCTACGAAGCTGGCGTCACGCCGGTGGGTATCGAGACCTACGCCAATACCCGGCGTCTGGAAAACAGTCTGCGCCTGCAGAATGTCGACCTGGAGACCGACTACAACCTGTACGAGGCGGATCTGGCCCGGCCCAAGGTGAAAGAGGCGGAATTCCACGGCAAGGCGGCGTATCTGGAGCAGCGCGAGCGAGCCCACCAGCCGGCCTACCTGTGCACGCTGACCCTGCTGGAGAACCGGGACGCCAACGGTGTGGCGCGCTACCCGGTGGGGCAGTGGCCGATTCTCGATCCCGACTCCGGTGAGGTGCTGGTGGACAGCGAAGGGCGCCGATCGTACAACAGCAGTGTCGCCTTCGGGCCCTCGGTGGGGCAGACCATCCTGCTGGGCTACATCCCCCACGAATACGCCCAGGAGGGCCGGGAGCTGCTGCTGGAATACTTCAGTGAACACTATCCGATCCGCATCGAATCGGTTGGCTATCGCGGTCTCTACGATCCGGACAACGCCCGTCAGCGTTCCTGA
- a CDS encoding sensor domain-containing diguanylate cyclase: MLYVVRLWSGKCAWIVWCVLGLLAPTVAAPANEVAIEIGSLHDQLVRAPAMFQRAPTDRTLAQLSPDAYQPLTDDDVNQGISDQAFWIRLRLRNSSDRPVRWVLSHETTYLDRLTVHWSDNGGPRQVRALTDRAVFANRSEAYRTLAFAHATPATGYTDLILRLSNDKPDSVSLNLHLAEASVFAAQSRQTYAVYGLYYGALLVLVFVSLAAAWMLRQWVYFHYALFLVASGLMWALLNGLAYQYLWPQAVFWHNEGFHILYLLMAAAAFQFSRSFLFTRQGFPWIDRLIRVGQAVMLAGVVLRFAGVYLPVLVLSYVSLVSLVLLAPLGFMAYRRGQVYARWYALAWVIYGVGLTLSVISASTRWLPWGMESLAFAQAAGVLEALLLLVALGERLSGWDRDRRLALRLAQQDPLTGLTNRRGLVPAYEAFRERYAQTQVPVYLILIDLDYFKNVNDTYGHEAGDRVLVALASLMSRVSRPADVCIRYGGEEFVILLQAPSEDVALDIAERMRQDFAGQPTGHGGCTIQHTLTAGLSPVFSANGQLSLKQALQQADQALYQAKRAGRNQCRAYRPAAQALPRPTRSERGVHDVD; the protein is encoded by the coding sequence ATGTTGTATGTCGTCAGGTTGTGGTCCGGCAAATGCGCCTGGATCGTGTGGTGCGTGTTGGGCCTGCTGGCTCCGACTGTGGCGGCGCCGGCGAACGAGGTGGCGATAGAAATCGGTTCGCTCCATGACCAACTGGTCCGTGCCCCCGCGATGTTTCAGCGAGCGCCGACGGACCGGACCCTCGCGCAGCTTTCCCCCGATGCGTACCAACCACTGACGGACGACGACGTTAACCAGGGCATCAGCGACCAGGCCTTCTGGATCCGCCTGCGACTGCGCAACAGCAGCGATCGACCGGTGCGCTGGGTGCTCAGCCATGAAACCACCTATCTGGACCGGTTGACGGTTCACTGGTCGGACAACGGCGGGCCCCGCCAGGTGCGGGCGCTGACCGACCGCGCGGTTTTTGCCAACCGGAGTGAAGCCTACCGTACGCTGGCCTTCGCACACGCCACGCCCGCCACCGGATACACCGATCTGATCCTGCGCCTGAGCAACGACAAGCCCGACAGCGTCAGCCTCAACCTGCACCTGGCCGAAGCCTCGGTTTTCGCCGCCCAGTCCCGTCAGACCTATGCCGTCTACGGTCTCTACTACGGCGCCCTGCTGGTGTTGGTCTTCGTCTCGCTGGCGGCGGCCTGGATGCTGCGCCAGTGGGTCTATTTCCACTACGCGTTGTTCCTGGTGGCCAGCGGCCTGATGTGGGCGCTGCTGAATGGGCTGGCCTACCAGTACCTGTGGCCGCAGGCGGTGTTCTGGCACAACGAGGGGTTTCACATCCTCTACCTGCTTATGGCGGCGGCTGCGTTCCAGTTTTCCCGTAGCTTCCTGTTTACCCGCCAGGGCTTCCCATGGATCGACCGCCTCATTCGCGTCGGACAGGCCGTTATGCTGGCGGGCGTGGTCCTGCGCTTTGCCGGTGTCTACCTGCCGGTTCTGGTGTTGTCCTATGTCTCCCTTGTGTCGTTGGTGCTGTTGGCGCCGCTGGGTTTCATGGCTTATCGTCGGGGGCAGGTTTATGCCCGATGGTACGCCCTGGCCTGGGTGATTTACGGGGTGGGGCTGACGCTCAGCGTGATCAGTGCGTCCACCCGCTGGCTGCCCTGGGGCATGGAGTCCCTGGCTTTCGCCCAGGCGGCGGGGGTGCTTGAGGCACTGTTGCTGCTGGTGGCGCTGGGCGAGCGGCTCAGCGGCTGGGATCGGGACCGCCGGCTGGCCCTGCGCCTGGCGCAACAGGACCCGCTGACCGGGCTGACCAATCGGCGCGGTCTGGTGCCGGCCTACGAGGCGTTCCGGGAACGCTACGCGCAGACGCAGGTTCCGGTGTACCTGATCCTGATCGACCTGGACTACTTCAAGAACGTGAACGACACCTACGGCCATGAGGCCGGGGATCGAGTGCTGGTGGCGCTGGCGAGTTTGATGTCCCGGGTGAGCCGGCCGGCGGACGTGTGCATCCGTTATGGCGGGGAGGAGTTCGTCATCCTGCTGCAGGCGCCGTCAGAAGACGTGGCGTTGGACATCGCCGAGCGCATGCGGCAGGACTTCGCCGGGCAACCCACCGGACACGGCGGCTGCACGATCCAGCATACCCTGACGGCGGGGCTGTCACCGGTGTTTTCCGCCAACGGCCAGCTGTCGCTGAAGCAGGCGTTGCAGCAGGCGGACCAGGCGCTCTACCAGGCCAAGCGTGCGGGGCGCAATCAATGCCGGGCATACCGCCCGGCTGCGCAGGCGCTCCCGCGCCCAACCCGAAGTGAACGAGGCGTACACGATGTCGACTGA
- a CDS encoding cytochrome b — MSIRDNAERYGQVSRWLHWGMALLILWQFLSATAHALLSDTPVEEFLWATHKPLGFLLLILVVIRALWALSNLSSRPASINALAKLGHVGLYGLLFVVPALALLRQYGSGRAFDPFGIPLFAGFEGDEIAWMVEPGNWLHSWLGWLMLVTIVGHIAMVMHHRRRPDQIDVLPRMVR; from the coding sequence ATGTCGATCAGGGACAACGCCGAGCGTTACGGGCAAGTCAGCCGCTGGCTGCACTGGGGGATGGCCCTGCTGATTCTCTGGCAGTTCCTCAGCGCCACCGCCCATGCACTGCTCAGCGACACGCCGGTCGAGGAATTCCTGTGGGCCACCCACAAGCCGCTCGGCTTCCTGCTGCTGATTCTCGTGGTCATCCGCGCGCTCTGGGCGCTGTCGAACCTGTCCAGCCGACCGGCGTCGATCAACGCCCTGGCCAAACTGGGCCACGTCGGGCTCTATGGCCTGTTATTCGTGGTGCCGGCGCTGGCCCTGCTGCGCCAATACGGCTCGGGACGCGCGTTCGATCCCTTCGGGATACCCCTGTTCGCAGGCTTTGAAGGCGACGAGATCGCCTGGATGGTCGAGCCGGGCAACTGGCTGCACAGCTGGCTGGGCTGGTTGATGCTGGTGACCATCGTTGGCCACATTGCCATGGTGATGCACCACCGGCGCCGGCCGGACCAGATCGATGTCTTGCCACGCATGGTGCGCTGA
- the fabB gene encoding beta-ketoacyl-ACP synthase I, whose amino-acid sequence MRRVVITGMGIVSCLGNSIEDVNASLKSGRSGIRFNETYRDQGFRSQVSGSVDVDTSVIDRKVRRFMGQSAMYSYLAMQEAIASAQLDESLISSDRTGLIAGSGGASCSSQVEAVDIMRERGVKRIGPYMVPRIMTSTVSACLATAYKIRGVNYSMSSACATSAHCIGHAMEQIQAGKQDIVFAGGGEEEDWTLTMLFDAMGALSTKYNDAPETASRPFDSGRDGFIIAGGGGMLVVEELEHAKKRGANIIAELVGYGATSDGYDMVAPSGEGAQRCMNQAMATVDGKIDYINAHGTSTPVGDVAEMKAVRNTFGEHIPAISSTKSLSGHSLGAAGVHEAIYSLLMLQNGYIAGTANYHSPDAEIAHMPIVGPDAKSAHLDRVMSNSFGFGGTNASLVFQRFQD is encoded by the coding sequence ATGAGACGTGTTGTGATCACCGGTATGGGCATCGTGTCCTGCCTGGGCAACAGCATTGAAGACGTGAACGCCAGCCTGAAGTCGGGCCGTTCCGGTATTCGCTTCAACGAAACCTATCGGGACCAGGGCTTCCGTAGCCAGGTTTCCGGATCGGTCGACGTCGATACGTCGGTGATCGATCGCAAAGTCCGCCGCTTCATGGGCCAGTCGGCCATGTACAGCTACCTGGCCATGCAGGAGGCGATTGCATCCGCCCAGCTCGACGAGAGCCTGATTTCCAGCGACCGCACCGGCCTGATCGCCGGTTCCGGCGGGGCCTCCTGCTCCAGCCAGGTGGAAGCGGTGGACATCATGCGCGAGCGCGGCGTCAAGCGCATCGGACCGTACATGGTCCCGCGCATCATGACCAGCACCGTGTCCGCGTGCCTGGCCACCGCCTACAAGATCCGTGGTGTGAACTACTCCATGTCCTCCGCCTGCGCCACCAGCGCCCACTGCATCGGACACGCCATGGAACAGATCCAGGCGGGCAAGCAGGACATCGTCTTCGCCGGCGGCGGCGAGGAAGAGGACTGGACCCTGACCATGCTGTTCGACGCCATGGGCGCCCTGTCCACCAAGTACAACGACGCTCCGGAAACCGCCTCGCGGCCGTTCGACAGCGGTCGTGACGGCTTCATCATCGCCGGCGGCGGCGGCATGCTGGTGGTCGAGGAGCTGGAGCACGCCAAAAAGCGTGGCGCCAACATCATTGCCGAACTGGTCGGCTACGGCGCCACCAGCGACGGCTACGACATGGTCGCGCCCTCCGGCGAAGGCGCCCAGCGCTGCATGAACCAGGCGATGGCCACCGTCGACGGCAAGATCGATTACATCAACGCCCACGGCACCAGCACCCCGGTCGGCGATGTGGCGGAAATGAAGGCGGTGCGCAACACCTTCGGTGAGCACATCCCGGCCATCTCCTCCACCAAGTCCCTGTCCGGCCACTCCCTGGGCGCAGCCGGCGTGCATGAGGCGATCTACTCGCTGCTGATGCTGCAGAACGGCTACATCGCCGGCACCGCCAACTACCACTCACCGGATGCGGAAATTGCTCATATGCCGATTGTCGGCCCTGATGCAAAGTCGGCGCATCTGGATCGGGTCATGTCCAACAGCTTTGGATTCGGCGGCACCAACGCCTCGCTGGTTTTCCAGCGCTTCCAGGACTGA
- the fnr gene encoding fumarate/nitrate reduction transcriptional regulator Fnr has translation MGERISTLRASALKSGCQHCSLSNLCLPLAVSDTEIERLEDIVQQGRAIDRGKHVFRQRDPFRSCFAVRSGAVKTYIISGSGEEQITGFYLPGELIGLDSMTEDGYSCSAKALERSSLCEIPFDKMEELAARIPSLQHHFFQLMSREIKNSQNLSLLLSKNSAEERIASLLLSLSSRFSRRRLSATQLSLPMPRHDIANYLGLAVETVSRVMTRFHRQGLIESHGREVSLLDIAGIQAIAHGGAQ, from the coding sequence ATGGGCGAACGCATCTCCACACTGCGCGCCTCGGCACTCAAATCCGGCTGCCAGCACTGCAGCCTCAGCAACCTTTGCCTCCCGCTGGCGGTGAGCGATACGGAAATCGAACGCCTGGAGGACATCGTCCAGCAAGGCCGCGCCATCGACCGGGGCAAGCATGTGTTCCGCCAGCGCGATCCCTTTCGCTCCTGCTTTGCGGTGCGCAGCGGGGCCGTAAAGACCTACATCATCTCGGGCTCCGGCGAAGAGCAGATCACCGGCTTCTACCTGCCGGGTGAGCTCATCGGTCTGGACAGCATGACTGAGGACGGTTATTCCTGCTCGGCCAAGGCGCTGGAACGCAGCAGCCTGTGCGAGATTCCCTTCGATAAGATGGAGGAGCTGGCCGCCCGCATTCCATCGTTGCAGCATCACTTCTTCCAGTTGATGAGTCGGGAGATCAAGAACAGCCAGAACCTGTCGCTGTTGCTGAGCAAGAATTCCGCCGAGGAGCGAATCGCATCGCTGCTGCTGTCGCTGTCTTCGCGCTTCAGCCGGCGCCGGCTGTCCGCCACACAGCTCTCGCTGCCGATGCCGCGGCACGATATCGCCAATTATCTGGGACTGGCCGTGGAAACGGTGAGCCGGGTGATGACGCGCTTTCACCGCCAGGGGCTGATCGAATCCCACGGCCGGGAAGTCAGCCTGCTCGATATTGCAGGCATACAGGCCATTGCCCACGGCGGCGCTCAGTAA
- the lipA gene encoding lipoyl synthase has protein sequence MTDGASNRISSGSKYRSEQGFSAIKDGIKRSSNAETPVSRKPSWLRARMPGGERFDAVQRNVKEHRLSTVCQESHCPNIGECWNNGTATIMVMGSVCTRACKFCAVDTGNPKGWLDQDEPENTAKSVELMGLRYIVLTSVDRDDLEDGGAAHYAACVSAIKARTPQVAVEALTPDFDAVDAYVEKVVDSGLDVFAQNVETVERLTHYVRDPRAGYQKTLKVLEHAKKHRPDVLTKTSIMVGLGETEEEILQTMDDLRAVGVDILTIGQYLRPTPNHLPVERYVTPEEFNRYREIGLEKGFMEVPSGPMVRSSYRADRVFEQNNLGLAMPAVPETREPKDDNLIPLKAVE, from the coding sequence ATGACTGATGGCGCCAGCAACCGCATTTCCAGTGGTTCCAAGTACCGCAGCGAACAGGGATTCTCGGCCATCAAGGACGGCATCAAACGCTCTTCCAACGCCGAGACTCCGGTCTCGCGCAAGCCCAGCTGGTTACGGGCGCGAATGCCCGGCGGCGAGCGTTTCGATGCGGTGCAGCGCAACGTCAAGGAACACCGGCTGAGTACGGTGTGCCAGGAATCCCACTGCCCCAACATCGGGGAATGCTGGAACAACGGCACCGCCACCATCATGGTGATGGGCTCGGTCTGTACCCGCGCCTGCAAGTTCTGCGCGGTGGACACGGGTAACCCCAAAGGCTGGCTGGACCAGGACGAACCGGAAAACACCGCCAAGTCCGTGGAGCTGATGGGCCTGCGCTACATCGTGCTGACATCGGTCGACCGGGACGACCTGGAAGACGGCGGCGCCGCTCACTACGCTGCCTGTGTCAGCGCCATCAAGGCGCGCACACCGCAGGTGGCGGTGGAAGCGCTGACGCCGGATTTCGATGCCGTCGACGCCTATGTGGAGAAAGTGGTGGACTCCGGCCTGGACGTGTTCGCCCAGAACGTGGAAACCGTCGAGCGCCTGACCCACTACGTGCGCGATCCGCGCGCCGGCTACCAGAAAACCCTGAAGGTGCTGGAGCACGCCAAGAAACACCGCCCGGACGTGCTCACCAAAACCAGCATCATGGTCGGCCTGGGAGAAACCGAAGAGGAAATCCTGCAAACCATGGACGACCTGCGCGCCGTGGGTGTGGATATCCTGACCATCGGCCAGTACCTGCGCCCCACCCCGAACCATCTGCCGGTGGAGCGCTACGTCACGCCGGAGGAGTTCAACCGCTATCGGGAGATCGGCCTGGAGAAAGGCTTCATGGAAGTGCCGTCCGGCCCCATGGTCCGCTCCAGCTACCGCGCCGACCGGGTGTTCGAGCAGAACAACCTGGGCCTGGCCATGCCCGCAGTACCGGAAACCCGTGAGCCGAAAGACGACAACCTGATTCCGCTCAAGGCCGTTGAATAG